A genomic window from Solanum dulcamara chromosome 11, daSolDulc1.2, whole genome shotgun sequence includes:
- the LOC129873742 gene encoding uncharacterized protein LOC129873742, which translates to MKITDGTATSIDYQLNHRRKKTRTPVAGVRRSMKDENGTASANQFLLNNFDEKGDDDPLMEMECRRFERFNGGPKMSVSARKLAAGLWQLAADFDSAGGVCGGMRRQRGLIHPLPSWIPIPKSVMEGSTKWDPGHYKMSREINHSNSVVKLYERQHTVTTSLAPALQVELVRARIHIEELEAERRRLRKKFKHFVRKLNEERTSWIRKECQKMHAVVDGLKDDLRRERRNCKQLDIVNSKLLVDLADSKLSSRQYMHDYERERKSRELLEDVCNELVKEIEEDRAEIEALKSKSAKLGEEVEEERKMLQLAEVWREERVQMKLIDAKLLLEEKYCLMSNLLSELQSFLRANNVTVDMTDLIEVQVVKQVVDSLNIQEIKEFSSTSPILNDIYTLNEGSIICEAKKLGTNKFADYSTPCHSSAIQIVNTEVSKTCAMKSSNECLNGFLDHDESCKDESGRETVTQAEDQFSNYTVGETEHSVNGIDRSRYLLCGKVNHEKNTGQSGSLDFETSEISSVLPKKSKKKGSSFRKLWRSSLSNDDFCKTISFDDSGRFSNGSTSNVDVILSENVPSERPLAYQDFVNHCCSGGPRNPHTARAMKGCIEWPRGIQKHGLKSKLLEARTESQKS; encoded by the exons ATGAAGATCACAGATGGAACTGCTACTTCAATTGATTATCAGTTGAACCACCGCCGGAAGAAAACAAGAACTCCGGTGGCCGGAGTTCGGAGGAGTATGAAGGATGAAAATGGTACAGCCTCAGCCAATCAATTCTTGCTGAacaattttgatgaaaaaggcGATGATGACCCTTTGATGGAAATGGAATGCAGAAGATTTGAGCGTTTTAATGGTGGGCCAAAGATGAGTGTCTCCGCCAGAAAGCTCGCCGCTGGCTTGTGGCAATTGGCGGCGGATTTCGACTCGGCTGGTGGCGTTTGCGGCGGCATGAGGCGGCAGCGTGGTTTGATTCACCCG CTCCCTTCTTGGATACCAATTCCTAAATCTGTGATGGAGGGATCTACAAAGTGGGATCCTGGCCACTACAAAATGTCCAGAGAAATTAATCATTCCAACAGCGTTGTAAAGCTTTATGAACGTCAACATACTGTTACCACCTCACTTGCTCCTGCTTTACAAGTTGAACTAGTAAGAGCAAGAATTCACATTGAAGAGCTAGAAGCTGAAAGGAGGCGCcttagaaaaaaattcaaacactttGTGAGGAAGTTGAATGAAGAAAGAACCTCATGGATAAGAAAAGAGTGTCAGAAGATGCATGCTGTAGTTGATGGCTTAAAAGATGATttgagaagagaaagaagaaattgTAAACAGCTGGATATTGTTAATTCCAAATTGCTGGTTGATCTAGCTGATTCAAAGTTATCTTCCAGACAATATATGCATGATTATGAGAGAGAAAGAAAATCTCGAGAGTTGCTGGAGGATGTGTGCAATGAGCTAGTCAAGGAGATTGAAGAAGACAGAGCTGAAATTGAAGCATTGAAGAGTAAAAGTGCTAAACTTGGGGAGGAAgtggaagaagaaagaaaaatgcTTCAATTGGCTGAGGTTTGGCGCGAAGAACGGGTTCAAATGAAGTTGATTGATGCGAAGCTActtttagaagaaaaatattGCCTGATGAGTAATCTTTTATCAGAACTTCAGAGCTTTTTGAGAGCCAATAATGTAACTGTGGACATGACTGACTTAATTGAAGTGCAAGTGGTCAAGCAGGTTGTTGACTCATTGAATATCCAAGAAATAAAGGAGTTCTCTTCTACCTCTCCAATATTAAATGACATATATACACTTAATGAGGGGTCTATTATATGTGAAGCTAAAAAACTGGGAACTAATAAGTTCGCTGATTATAGTACTCCTTGTCATTCCTCTGCAATCCAAATTGTTAATACTGAGGTGAGTAAAACATGTGCCATGAAATCCAGCAATGAATGTTTGAATGGCTTTCTTGATCATGATGAGAGTTGCAAAGATGAAAGTGGTAGGGAAACAGTGACCCAAGCTGAAGATCAGTTCTCGAATTACACTGTTGGTGAAACTGAGCATTCTGTCAATGGTATTGACCGAAGCAGATATCTTTTATGTGGCAAAGTGAATCATGAGAAGAACACTGGTCAATCTGGTTCTCTGGATTTTGAGACCAGTGAAATCTCCTCGGTATTACCAAAGAAATCGAAGAAGAAAGGATCCTCTTTTCGCAAGCTTTGGAGATCCTCACTGTCAAATGATGACTTCTGTAAGACAATCTCATTCGATGACAGTGGAAGATTTTCAAATGGATCGACATCTAATGTGGATGTTATTTTGTCAGAGAATGTACCATCTGAAAGACCACTAGCCTACCAAGATTTTGTTAATCATTGCTGCTCAGGTGGCCCAAGAAATCCACATACCGCTCGAGCCATGAAAGGATGTATTGAATGGCCACGGGGAATACAGAAGCATGGTTTGAAGTCCAAGCTTTTGGAAGCAAGAACTGAAAGCCAAAAATCGTAA